In one Methanobrevibacter arboriphilus genomic region, the following are encoded:
- the ileS gene encoding isoleucine--tRNA ligase, which yields MPIKEAEKSYEHKKIEKEVQEVWIKNQVYSKTNQLREEGPKYSFLDGPPYCSGKIHLGTAWNKIIKDTYLRFKSMKGFSLRRQAGWDTHGLPIEHKVEQLLNIKNKQQIEEEIGIANFVSKCKEFALKNKDAMTSQFEDLGVWMDWDDPYVTFDPKYMESCWWTLKKAHEKDLLLKDKRVISWCPRCETALAAAEIDYEDKIDPSIYVKFPSTEPILNKADNPDVLKEYFLVWTTTPWTLPANLAICMNPDFDYSFVKFLNEKKGDEISNDLILNNEGILILASDLVETIFGPAVKITKVKKDTGEVDENGKPIKEIEEIREPIYEVIKIVKGSDLEGLSYVYPLLDEIPEQKKFDEDNEDKYSSNVHTILPGGHVELGEGTGLVHTAPGHGPDDFEIGKQFNLPIFCPVDEEGNFTQFGGKYFGEFVKDANPNIINDLKMKNLLFKEETIEHRYGTCWRCKTPIIYLATEQWFLKITEIKDKMLSEIEKVEWVPKWAGEGRFHDWVDNAKDWTISRQRYWGIPIPVWVCEDCGNIKVIGSVKELKDNSINEIKANDEDLVHRPYVDEIIIKCDSLECDCNSNDKTGSDDLNNICNGEMRRIPDVLDVWIDSGVAGWASLYYPQKKDMFDEWFPYDFITEGHDQTRGWFYSQLGTGVIAFDQIPYKKVLMHGFVLDEMGKKMSKSLGNVVQPEDVIEDYGADVLRFYLLWASKPWDDLKFVWDELNNIKKMFNILWNVYVFSTTYMSLDNFNPENCDLNDENSVVLRDEDKWIISKANSLLRDVEEDLGNAFFHQATRKINSFILEDLSRWYVRLIRGRTWVEKDDPDKLGAYYGLYTAIELLIKVLAPIAPHISENIYENLVKGTKSDGKLSIHMEDWKHDENLIDVDLENQMDIVREIIEASARARDVAKYKLRWPVNDITVVSDDDFVLEAVNNLESVIKDQSNTKEVITSKEFENVKYIAKPNLKTLGPRLRQDMGFVKKYLAENDGNKIKSELEANGKINVSIFNNEKDSNNEKQENIKIIELSVEDVLFDNELPEDIVSSDFDGGNVFVNTQITPEILSEAMARELIRRIQDMRKDMDLDVEANINVAVDADEDFRTMIASQIHFISNEVRANNILFENIHETSINDNDNKDNKDKKQYIKEWKIENENIILKIEV from the coding sequence ATGCCAATAAAAGAGGCAGAAAAATCATATGAACATAAGAAAATAGAAAAAGAAGTCCAAGAGGTATGGATTAAAAATCAAGTTTATTCTAAAACAAACCAATTAAGGGAAGAAGGTCCAAAATATTCTTTTTTAGATGGTCCTCCTTATTGTAGTGGAAAAATACACCTTGGAACAGCTTGGAATAAAATTATTAAGGATACTTATCTTCGATTTAAGTCAATGAAAGGTTTTTCATTAAGAAGACAGGCAGGTTGGGATACTCATGGCCTTCCTATTGAACATAAAGTGGAACAGTTACTCAATATCAAGAATAAACAACAGATTGAAGAAGAGATTGGAATAGCTAATTTTGTTTCAAAATGTAAGGAATTTGCATTGAAAAATAAAGATGCAATGACAAGTCAATTTGAAGATCTTGGGGTATGGATGGACTGGGATGATCCCTATGTGACTTTTGATCCAAAGTACATGGAATCTTGTTGGTGGACTCTTAAAAAAGCACATGAAAAAGATCTTCTTTTAAAAGATAAAAGAGTTATTAGTTGGTGTCCAAGATGTGAAACAGCATTAGCTGCTGCTGAAATAGACTATGAAGATAAAATTGATCCTTCAATATATGTTAAATTCCCATCAACAGAACCAATATTGAACAAAGCAGATAACCCTGATGTATTAAAAGAGTATTTTTTAGTTTGGACTACTACTCCTTGGACACTTCCAGCTAATTTGGCTATTTGTATGAATCCTGATTTCGATTATTCATTTGTTAAATTTTTAAATGAGAAAAAAGGGGATGAAATATCAAATGATTTAATATTAAATAATGAAGGAATATTAATTTTAGCTAGTGATTTGGTTGAAACAATATTTGGTCCAGCTGTAAAAATAACAAAAGTTAAAAAAGATACTGGTGAAGTAGACGAGAATGGAAAACCTATTAAAGAAATTGAAGAAATTAGAGAACCTATCTATGAAGTTATAAAGATTGTTAAAGGTTCTGATTTAGAAGGTTTATCTTATGTATATCCTCTTTTAGATGAAATTCCCGAACAAAAGAAATTTGATGAAGATAATGAAGATAAATATTCATCTAATGTTCACACAATTTTACCAGGAGGCCATGTAGAGCTTGGAGAAGGAACTGGACTTGTTCACACTGCTCCCGGACATGGACCTGATGATTTTGAAATAGGAAAACAATTCAATCTTCCAATATTTTGCCCAGTTGATGAAGAAGGGAATTTCACTCAATTTGGAGGCAAATATTTTGGAGAATTTGTTAAAGATGCAAATCCAAATATTATCAATGATTTAAAGATGAAAAATCTTTTATTTAAGGAAGAAACAATAGAACATAGATATGGAACTTGTTGGAGATGTAAAACTCCGATTATCTATTTAGCTACAGAGCAATGGTTTTTAAAAATAACTGAAATTAAAGACAAGATGCTATCTGAAATTGAAAAAGTTGAATGGGTTCCTAAATGGGCAGGTGAAGGAAGATTCCATGATTGGGTTGATAATGCAAAAGATTGGACAATTTCAAGACAAAGATATTGGGGAATTCCTATCCCTGTTTGGGTATGTGAAGATTGTGGAAATATAAAGGTTATTGGATCTGTAAAAGAATTAAAAGATAATTCTATCAATGAAATTAAAGCTAATGATGAAGATTTAGTTCATAGGCCTTATGTTGATGAAATAATTATTAAATGTGATTCACTTGAATGTGATTGTAATAGTAATGATAAAACTGGATCTGATGACCTAAATAATATATGTAATGGTGAAATGAGACGTATTCCTGATGTATTAGATGTTTGGATTGATTCAGGAGTGGCTGGATGGGCGTCTCTTTATTACCCTCAAAAAAAGGATATGTTTGATGAATGGTTCCCATATGACTTTATAACTGAAGGGCACGACCAAACAAGAGGTTGGTTCTATTCACAACTTGGCACTGGTGTTATTGCATTTGATCAAATACCTTATAAAAAAGTTTTAATGCATGGTTTTGTCCTTGATGAGATGGGCAAGAAAATGAGTAAGTCTCTTGGAAATGTGGTTCAACCTGAAGATGTTATTGAAGATTATGGTGCAGATGTTTTAAGATTCTATCTTTTATGGGCAAGTAAGCCTTGGGATGATCTCAAATTCGTTTGGGACGAACTTAATAATATAAAAAAGATGTTCAATATTCTTTGGAATGTTTATGTATTTTCAACAACTTATATGTCTCTTGATAATTTTAATCCAGAAAATTGTGATTTAAATGATGAAAATAGTGTTGTTCTTCGAGATGAAGATAAATGGATTATTTCTAAAGCTAATTCATTATTAAGGGATGTTGAAGAGGATTTAGGTAATGCATTCTTCCATCAAGCTACAAGAAAGATTAATAGTTTCATATTGGAAGATCTTAGTCGTTGGTATGTAAGGCTTATAAGAGGCAGAACTTGGGTTGAAAAAGATGATCCTGATAAGTTAGGTGCATATTATGGACTTTATACTGCAATTGAACTTTTAATTAAAGTTTTAGCTCCAATAGCTCCTCATATATCTGAAAATATTTATGAAAATTTAGTTAAAGGTACTAAATCTGATGGGAAGCTAAGTATTCATATGGAAGATTGGAAGCATGATGAAAATCTAATTGATGTTGACCTTGAAAACCAAATGGACATTGTAAGAGAAATCATTGAAGCTAGTGCAAGAGCAAGAGATGTAGCTAAATATAAATTAAGATGGCCTGTAAATGACATTACAGTTGTTTCTGATGATGATTTTGTTCTTGAAGCTGTTAATAATCTTGAATCTGTTATTAAAGATCAATCTAATACTAAAGAAGTAATCACTTCAAAAGAGTTTGAAAATGTTAAATATATAGCTAAACCAAATTTAAAAACTCTTGGACCTAGACTTAGACAAGACATGGGTTTTGTTAAGAAATATTTAGCTGAAAATGATGGAAATAAGATTAAATCTGAATTAGAAGCTAATGGAAAGATTAATGTTTCTATTTTTAATAATGAAAAAGATTCTAATAATGAAAAACAAGAAAATATTAAAATAATTGAATTATCAGTTGAAGATGTTTTATTTGATAATGAACTTCCTGAAGATATTGTTAGTTCTGATTTTGATGGAGGAAATGTTTTTGTTAATACTCAGATTACTCCAGAAATATTATCTGAAGCTATGGCAAGGGAATTAATTAGAAGAATCCAAGATATGAGAAAGGATATGGATTTAGATGTTGAAGCTAATATTAATGTTGCTGTTGATGCAGATGAAGATTTTAGAACTATGATAGCATCTCAAATTCATTTTATCTCAAATGAAGTTAGGGCTAATAATATTTTATTTGAAAATATTCATGAAACTTCTATAAATGATAATGATAATAAAGATAATAAAGATAAAAAACAATATATTAAAGAGTGGAAAATAGAAAATGAAAATATTATTCTTAAAATTGAAGTTTAA
- a CDS encoding molybdopterin molybdotransferase MoeA, with protein MFLSELIPMEDALDILDKNQIIMETEIIDLKNSYLRVLSEEVYSFHDSPPFDKSAMDGYAVIASDTFGASPNAIKKLSIIDQIGAGDFSNKIINSGEAIRIATGAPIPKGADAVLMEEYTITNCKGSSDEFIEIHSQVTPGENVSFKGEDIKSGDLVVKDSTIIRPQEMGIIASAGISNIEVYKIPKVKLIITGNELINPTKKLEKAQIINSNQYVISSMIESCGAHVDVVSAKDIFEEVKKTLLDSSKYYDLIITTGGTAISKGDVVVDAVDSIGDVLFHGVALRPGKPVGFGIVADTPVFMLSGYPVAAMGQFDALVRNFLFKMQNIEFNPRKEKRRADVKIYSNLGRTDFIRSYADDEKVKAVLSRGSGILRSMIEANAYIIVDENQEGISKDEIVDVVFFESMNWNK; from the coding sequence ATGTTTTTATCAGAATTAATTCCAATGGAGGATGCATTAGATATCCTTGATAAAAATCAGATAATTATGGAAACAGAAATTATTGATTTAAAAAATTCATATTTAAGAGTTTTATCAGAAGAAGTTTATTCTTTTCACGATTCTCCTCCTTTTGATAAATCAGCTATGGATGGTTATGCCGTTATTGCTAGTGATACTTTTGGTGCTTCTCCAAATGCTATAAAAAAACTAAGCATCATTGATCAAATTGGTGCTGGAGATTTTTCTAATAAAATTATTAATTCTGGAGAAGCTATTAGAATTGCCACTGGAGCTCCAATTCCAAAAGGTGCTGATGCTGTTTTGATGGAAGAATATACTATCACTAATTGTAAAGGATCTTCTGATGAATTTATTGAAATTCATTCTCAAGTTACTCCTGGTGAAAATGTATCTTTTAAGGGAGAAGATATTAAATCAGGAGATCTAGTTGTTAAAGATTCAACTATTATTCGACCTCAAGAGATGGGAATTATAGCTTCTGCAGGTATAAGTAATATTGAAGTTTATAAAATACCTAAAGTTAAATTGATTATAACTGGTAATGAATTGATCAATCCTACTAAAAAACTTGAAAAAGCCCAAATAATCAATTCAAATCAATATGTTATATCTTCTATGATTGAAAGTTGTGGGGCTCATGTTGATGTTGTTTCTGCTAAAGATATATTTGAAGAAGTTAAAAAAACTTTATTAGATTCTTCTAAATATTATGATTTAATTATTACAACTGGAGGAACAGCTATTAGTAAAGGTGATGTTGTTGTAGATGCTGTTGATTCTATTGGTGATGTTTTGTTCCATGGAGTTGCATTAAGACCAGGAAAGCCTGTTGGCTTTGGTATTGTTGCTGATACTCCAGTATTCATGTTATCTGGTTATCCAGTAGCAGCAATGGGGCAATTTGATGCTTTAGTTCGGAATTTCTTGTTTAAAATGCAAAATATCGAATTTAACCCTAGAAAAGAGAAAAGAAGAGCTGATGTTAAAATATATTCTAACTTGGGGCGTACTGACTTTATTAGGTCTTATGCTGATGATGAGAAAGTTAAAGCTGTTTTAAGTAGAGGTTCTGGAATTCTTAGGTCTATGATTGAAGCTAATGCTTATATTATTGTTGATGAAAATCAAGAAGGTATTTCTAAAGATGAAATTGTAGATGTGGTCTTTTTTGAATCTATGAATTGGAATAAATAA
- the purL gene encoding phosphoribosylformylglycinamidine synthase subunit PurL, whose translation MTLTDSEMDYIEQMLGRSPNELEEGMLDIMFSEHCSYKSSRPILGLFPTEGKNIILGPGDDAGMVAITDKLALAVGIESHNHPSAIEPYGGAGTGIGGILRDIISMGAMPIALLDSLRFGPLEDQKSRYLFEHVVKGISDYGNRVGVPTVGGEVEFDESFRTNPLVNVMCAGIVEKDNIVKGIAPNVGDVFLLMGGLTGRDGIHGVTFASEELTSDSEIEDRPAVQVGDPFTKKKVLEASLEILENIDVAGVKDLGGGGLTCCISELVDKCGNGALVDLNSIPLREEGMTPYEVMLSESQERMVFVINPKYVDEAFAICDKYELPRAIIGEVTDTKLMVVEDPTKKDVNGDNKIIASMPAVLLADPPSLNREIRAPKKDDNYVAVENSPIDQSILKILSSPNIATKKWVYKQYDHEVQVRTVVKPGDDAAVLKIDDENAVVLSCDCNSIHTKLSPYDGGAGSVAEAIRNVVSMGAEPYAVVDCLNFGNPENPEILWQFKQCVKGMADLAEKFETPVISGNVSFYNETEGIKINPSPTVGVIGVADLNNIRTMEFKNEGDKILIIGATYDEIDGSEYHRAVHDLEQGEAPKIRIDNEIKSSKSILKLLANDNGEFNSVENISNNTVTAIHDCSAGGIAIALSEMAISSGIGAEIDLSNIPIENSEDIDDNNLLFSESHGRYIVTVKSDELENVLDYIDVPCACIGEVKGNSLKIRGNDNNINIFVNDLKDAYNGVIEQFMA comes from the coding sequence ATGACTTTAACAGATTCTGAAATGGATTATATTGAACAAATGCTTGGAAGAAGTCCTAATGAGTTGGAAGAGGGAATGTTAGATATAATGTTTTCTGAACATTGTTCTTATAAAAGTAGTAGGCCAATACTTGGACTTTTCCCTACTGAAGGGAAAAACATTATATTAGGTCCTGGTGATGATGCTGGAATGGTTGCTATAACAGATAAGTTAGCTCTTGCAGTAGGAATTGAAAGTCATAATCATCCTTCAGCTATTGAACCTTATGGTGGGGCTGGAACAGGAATTGGTGGTATTCTTCGAGATATTATTTCAATGGGAGCAATGCCAATAGCACTTTTAGATTCTCTTCGTTTTGGACCTCTTGAAGATCAAAAATCTAGATATCTCTTTGAACATGTTGTAAAAGGAATTTCTGATTATGGTAATCGTGTTGGTGTTCCAACAGTTGGTGGAGAAGTTGAATTCGATGAATCTTTTAGAACAAACCCTCTTGTAAACGTTATGTGTGCAGGAATTGTTGAAAAAGATAATATAGTTAAGGGAATAGCCCCAAATGTAGGAGATGTTTTTTTATTAATGGGTGGATTAACTGGTAGGGATGGAATTCATGGTGTTACATTTGCCTCAGAAGAACTTACATCTGATAGTGAAATTGAAGATAGGCCTGCTGTTCAAGTTGGGGATCCTTTTACAAAAAAGAAAGTTTTAGAAGCTTCTTTGGAAATACTTGAAAATATCGATGTTGCTGGAGTTAAAGATCTTGGTGGTGGAGGACTAACCTGCTGTATTTCTGAGCTTGTTGATAAATGTGGAAATGGTGCTTTAGTTGATTTAAATTCAATCCCTTTAAGAGAAGAGGGCATGACTCCTTATGAAGTTATGCTTTCTGAATCTCAAGAAAGAATGGTTTTTGTTATTAATCCAAAATATGTAGATGAAGCTTTTGCTATTTGTGATAAGTATGAACTTCCAAGAGCCATCATCGGTGAAGTCACTGATACAAAATTGATGGTTGTTGAGGATCCTACTAAAAAAGATGTTAATGGGGATAATAAGATAATAGCTAGTATGCCTGCTGTTCTTCTTGCTGATCCTCCTTCATTAAATCGTGAAATCAGAGCTCCAAAAAAAGATGATAACTATGTGGCTGTTGAAAATTCACCGATTGATCAATCTATATTAAAAATATTATCTTCTCCCAATATAGCTACTAAGAAATGGGTTTATAAACAATATGATCATGAAGTTCAAGTTAGGACCGTTGTAAAACCTGGTGATGATGCTGCTGTACTTAAAATAGATGATGAAAATGCTGTTGTTCTTAGTTGTGATTGTAATAGTATTCACACTAAGCTTTCTCCTTATGATGGTGGTGCTGGAAGTGTTGCTGAAGCAATTAGGAATGTAGTTTCAATGGGAGCAGAACCTTACGCTGTGGTTGATTGTTTGAATTTTGGAAATCCTGAAAATCCTGAGATACTTTGGCAGTTTAAACAATGTGTTAAAGGAATGGCAGATTTAGCTGAAAAATTTGAAACTCCTGTTATTAGTGGTAATGTAAGCTTTTATAATGAAACTGAAGGCATTAAAATTAATCCTTCTCCTACTGTAGGTGTTATTGGTGTAGCTGACCTTAATAATATTAGAACTATGGAGTTTAAAAATGAAGGAGATAAGATTTTAATTATTGGTGCAACTTATGATGAAATTGATGGTTCTGAATATCATAGAGCTGTTCATGATCTTGAACAAGGTGAAGCTCCAAAAATTAGAATTGATAATGAAATAAAATCTTCAAAGTCTATTTTAAAACTTTTAGCTAATGATAATGGTGAATTTAATAGTGTTGAAAATATTTCAAATAATACTGTAACTGCAATTCATGATTGTTCTGCCGGAGGAATTGCTATTGCTCTTTCTGAAATGGCAATATCAAGTGGAATTGGGGCTGAAATCGATTTATCTAATATTCCTATTGAAAACTCTGAAGATATTGATGATAATAACTTATTATTCTCAGAAAGTCATGGAAGATATATTGTTACAGTTAAATCTGATGAATTAGAGAATGTTTTAGATTATATCGATGTTCCTTGTGCTTGTATTGGGGAAGTTAAAGGAAACTCTTTGAAAATAAGGGGTAATGATAATAATATTAATATATTTGTTAATGATTTAAAAGATGCATATAATGGTGTAATTGAACAATTTATGGCATAG